TTCGCGGCAGAGACCTCCACGGCCGCGACGATCCTCGCCTCGAGCCACCTCGGCTTCGCCCTCTCGACGACGCAGGTCGCGTCGGGCTCCGTCATCGGCTCCGGCCTCGGGCGGCGCGGCTCGAAGGTGCGGTGGCGTACCGCCGGACGCATCGGCATCGGCTGGCTCATGACGCTGCCGGCGGCCGGTGGTGTCGGCGCGCTCGCGGCCGTCATCGCCGGCCTCGGCATGGTCGGCATCCTCATCGACGCCGTCATCGGCGTCGCGGTCATCGCGGCCATCTTCCTCTGGTCGCGCCGCAACCAGATCTCGCACCACAACGTCGTCAGCGAAGTCGCCGACTCCGGTCGGGCCGTGAAGATCAAGCGCAATCCGAAGCCGAAGAAGAAGGTGAAGCTGTGATCGACTGGATCGCGTTCCTCATCGTGCTCTTCTCGGCGCTCCTCGGCGCCGGCATCGTCGTGAGCGCCTTCTCGCTCGGCATCCGGCTGATCACCATCTCGGGCCGCACGCCCATCGTGACCCCCGCGGAGTTCACCGACGCGATCACGGTCGTCACTCCGGCCGAGGCCCGCGCGGCCGAGAAGAAGGCGGCGAAAGCCGCGAGGAAGAGTCCGCTCACCGAGGCCCAGAAGCGCGCGGCGCTCGTCGGCGCGTGGGCCTGCTTCGGCGTGAGCGGCATCGCCGTGCTCGTGGGCGTCTACCTCATCGTGCCCGCGCTCCACGGCGTCGTCTGAGCGATCGGCGGGCCGAGCCCCGGCGCGGGCACGCCGCCCCGGGATCGGGGGGATAGCCCCATGTCACCGCGCCCGCGGCGTCCGTAGCGTGGAATCACACCCCACGAACAGGAGAGATCGACATGACCACCGTCACCCCGACCGACCAGCAGGCGCCGTTCGCCGAGCAGAACCCCTACGCCGCCCCTGGGGCGGAGACGCGTGGGTTCAGCGTCTCGAGCCTCGTGCTCGGGCTCGTCTCGATCGTCGCGAGCTACACCTTCGTCGTGCCCGCCATCGGCCTCGTGCTCGGCATCCTGGCACTGAAGCGTGAGCCCGCAGCGCGCACCATGGCCATCTGGGGCATCGTGCTGAACGCCGTGATGCTCGGCGGCGCGGTGCTCGTGAGCCTCGGCGCACTGGCCTTCGGCCTCGCGATGCTGCCGTTCGCCGTCTTCGGCTGAACGGCACCGGCCGAAACGGGCCGCGTCCCCGGCTTCGGGGCGCGGCCCGTTCTCATGCCCGGCCGCGCGCGGCATCCGCTCACGCGAAGAAGCCGCGCAACAGCGCCTCGGTGCCCTCGAGGTGCTCGGCCATCGCGCTCGCCGCCTCGTCGGGACTGCCTCGGAGGATCGCGCCGACGATGGCGCGGTGCTGCTCGTCGGAGTGCGCGATGTTCGGCGCGAGGAGCGGAATGCCGTCGAGCAGCTCGTTGACCCGCATCCGCACGTCGGCGACGAGCGGGATGACGCTCGGCGCGCCGAGCACCTCGGCGATGAGCAGGTGCAGCCTCGAGTCGGCCATGCGGTACTGGGCGGAGGTCGCGACCCGGCACTCCTCATAGGCCTGCCAGAGCCGTTCGCGGTCGGTGGCCGCGAGCTCGCTCTCGGCCGCACGACGAGCCGCACCGACCTCGATCACGGCGCGCAGCGCGAGGGTGTCCTCGAGCCGGATCGCCCGGGTCGCCGGGTCTCCGCCGGCACCAGGCGCTGAAGACGACGTGGAGGGGAGCTCGTCGGAGACGAAGGTGCCGCCGTAGCGGCCGCGACGGGAGACGATCCAGCCCGCTTCGCCGAGCGAGGCGATCGCCTCGCGAAGCGTGTCGCGGCTCACCTCGAGCATTCCCGCGAGCTCTCGCTCGGGCGGCAGCTGCTCGCCCGGCCCGATGAGTCCGAGCCGGATCGACTGCAGAAGTCGCTGCACGGTCTCCTCGAAGGCGTTCGCCGGGCGGGCCGGGGTGAGCAGGAGCCCGGGCCGCAGCACGTCGGCGACGACCTCGGGCGGCGCCGTCGGTGCCGTCGGCGGCGCGGGCTCAGGTACGCCCGCGGCCGGGTCGCCCGCGTCGTCGCCCCGCTCCCGAATGGCCATGACTCGAGCCTAGAGCGGAGTGACGTACGCCGAGCTGATGCCGCCGTCGACCAGGAAGGTCGATCCGGTGATGAACGAGGCGTCGTCGCTCGCGAGGAACGCGACCGCCGCCGCGAGCTCCTCGGGCTCGGCGAAGCGGCCGACCGGCACGTGCACGAGCCGGCGCTGCGCGCGTTCGGGATCGCTCGCGAAGAGCTCCTGCAGCAGCGGCGTGTTCACTGGGCCGGGGCACAGGGCGTTCACGCGAATGCCCTGACGCGCGAACTGCACGCCGAGCTCGCGGCTCATCGCGAGCACGCCGCCCTTCGACGCCGTGTACGAGATCTGCGACGTGGCGGAGCCGAGCACCGCGACGAACGACGCCGTGTTGATGATCGATCCGCGTCCCTGCGCGACCATGTGCCGCAGGGCGGCACGTGAGCAGAGGTAGACCGACTTCAGGTTGACGTCCTGCACCTTCTGCCACGCCGGCAGCTCGGTCGTCTCGATCGAGTCGTCGTCGGGCGGCGAGATCCCGGCGTTGTTGAACGCGATGTCGACCGAGCCGTATGTCTCGGCGGCGCGGTCGAAGAGCGTGTTCACCTGCGCCTCGTCGGTCACGTCGACCTGCACGAAGAGACCGCCCACGAGCTCGGCGGCAGCGGGGCCCGCCGTGGCATCCATATCGCCGATGACCACCGTGGCACCCTCGGCGGCGAGCCGCTTCGCGGTCGCGAGGCCGATGCCCGACGCACCGCCGGTGATGACGGCGACACGGCCGGCGAGCCGCTGGGTGAGATCGATGCGCGGGATGGCGGTCATGGTGCTCCTAGGGGGTCGACGGCGATGAAGACGTTCTTGGTCTCGGTGAAGGCGAGCGGGGCGTCGGGCCCGAGCTCACGGCCCAGGCCGGATTGCTTGAAGCCGCCGAACGGCGTCGAGTAGCGCACCGAGGAGTGCGAGTTCACCGAGAGGTTGCCCGACTCCACACCTCGGGCCACGCGGATGCCGCGGCTGAGGTCCCTCGTCCAGATCGAGCCCGAGAGGCCGTAGTCGCCCGCGTTCGCGAATGCCACGGCGGTCGGCCTCGTCATCGAACGGGAACACCGAGACGACGGGTCCGAAGATCTCCTCGCGGGCCGCGCGTGAGTCGCGAGCGGGGGTGAGCACCGTCGGCGGGAACCAATAGCCGGGACCGGAGGGCGCGCTGCCGCGGAACGCGACATCGGCGTCGTCGGGCACGAACGAGCGCACCTGGTCGAGATGCGCGCCGGCGACGAGGGGCCCCATCTCGGTGCGCTCGTCGGCGGGATCGCCGACGGCGACACCGGCGACGGCGGGCTCGAGCAGCTCCATGAACCGCTCGTAGACGTTGCGCTCGACGAGGATGCGGCTGCGGGCGCAGCAGTCCTGCCCGGCGTTCTCGAACACGCCGTAGGGCGCCGTGGCCGCCGCGCGCTCGAGGTCGGCGTCGGCGAAGACGATGTTCGCGCTCTTGCCGCCGAGTTCGAGGGTGACCCGCTTCACCTGGGCGGCGCACCCGGCCATGATGTGCTTGCCGACCTCGGTCGAGCCCGTGAAGACGATCTTGCGCACCGTCTCGTTCGTGACGAGGCGCTCGCCGACCACCGATCCCTTGCCCGCCATGACCTGGAAGAGCCCGTCGGGGAGGCCGGCCTCGAGCCCGAGCTCGGCGAGCCGTAGGCTCGTGAGCGGGGTCCACTCCGCGGGCTTCAGCACGACGGCGTTGCCCGCCGCGAGTGCCGGAGCGAAGCCCCACGCCGCGATCGTCATCGGGAAGTTCCACGGCGTGATCACGCCGACGACGCCGAGCGGCTCCTGGAACGTGACGTCGAGGCCGCCGGCGACCGGGATCTGCCGGCCGAAGAGCCGCTCGGGCGCGGCGGAGTAGTACTCGAGCACGTCGCGCACGTGCCCCGCCTCCCAGCGGGCCTGGCCGACCGGATGGCCCGAGTTGCGCACCTCGATGCGCGCGAGCTCCTCGACCGCGTCGTCGACCGCGTCGGCGAAGCGCCGGAGCAGTCGCGCACGGTCGGCCGGAGCGACGAGCGCCCAGGCGCGTTGCGCCTGCGCGGCGCGGGCGATCGCGGCATCCGTCTCCTCGATCGTCGCGGAGGCGACCGTGGTGACGACGGTCTCGTCGGCTGGGTTCACGATCGTATGGGTCACGATTGGCTCCTCGGGTGTGCTCGGGTCTCTCGGTGCGTGCGCGCGGCGTCGACGAGGCCCGCGAAGAGCCGTCGATCGGCGGCGTTCTCCTCGGGATGCCACTGCACCCCGATGCCGAACGGCACCGAGTCGAGCTCGACAGCCTCGACGACGCCGTCGGCGGTGCGCGCCGTCACCGTGAGACCCGGGGCGACCTGGTCGAGGGCCTGGTGGTGGTACACGTGCACGGGCAGCGGCGCGTCGCCCTGGCCGAGCAGCGCGCCGAGCCGGGAACCCGGCTCGATCGAGACCTCCTGCTCGCCGAACACCGCGGGCGCGGGCTGGTACGCCTCGGTGCCGAGGACATCGGGCAGGTGCTGCACGAGCGTGCCGCCGAGTGCGACGTTCATCAGCTGCACGCCGCGGCAGATGCCGAGGAACGGCAGTTCGAGCTCGACGGCGGCCGTGAGCAGTGCGTCCTCCCAGTCGTCGCGATCGGTGCGCGGGGCGCCGGTGCGCTCGTGCGGCGACTGCCCGTAACGCGACGGGTCGACGTCGGCCCCGCCCGAGACGATGAGGCCGTCGAGCGCGCCGAGCACCGCGCGCGCGATGTCAGGCGAGACCGGCTGGGGCGGCAGCAGCACCGCGACGCCGCCGGCATCGGTGACGGCGTCGATGTAGACCTTCGGCAGGAACGAGGCGCGCACGTTCCAGACGCCGGTCTGCGACTGCTCGAGGTAGGTGGTCACGCCGATGAGCGGCGAGGTTGGCTCAGAGCCGTTCGAAGCCACGCACCCGCTCCCAATCCGTGACGGCCGCGTCATAGGCGGCGAGCTCGATGCGCGCGTTGTTGAGGTAGTGCTCGACGACCTCGTGACCGAAGGCCTCCATAGCGATCGCGGAGCCGGCGAACAGCTCTGCCGACTCCCGGAGCGTGGCTGGAACCCGCGCGATGTCGCTCTCGTAGGCGTTGCCGGCGAAGAGCTCGTCGAGCTCGAGCTCCTGGTCGATGCCGTGCAGGCCCGCGGCGATGAGCGCGGCGACCGCGAGGTACTGGTTGACGTCGCCGCCCGGAACTCGGTTCTCGACGCGCATGCCGAGCCCGTGCCCCACGACGCGGAGCGCGCACGTGCGGTTGTCGAGTCCCCACGCGATCGCGGTCGGTGCGAAGCTGCCCGCGACGAAACGCTTGTAGGAGTTGATGTTCGGCGCCGAGAAGAGCGTGAGCTCGCGCATCGCCGCGAGCTGGCCGGCGAGGAAGTGGGTGAAGAGCTTCGACATGCCGTGCGGGGCATCCGGGTCGCTGAAGACCGCCTCGCCGTTCTCGCCGCGCAAGGAGATGTGGATGTGGCAGCTGTTGCCCTCGCGCTCGTTGAACTTCGCCATGAAAGTGAGCGACTTGCCGTGCTTGTCGGCGATCTCCTTCGCGCCGTTCTTGTAGATCGAGTGGTTGTCGCACGTGCCGAGCGCATCGGTGTAGCGGAACGCGATCTCCTGCTGGCCGAGGTTGCACTCGCCCTTCACGCCCTCGCAGTACATGCCGGCGCCGTCCATGGAGTTGCGGATGTCGCGCAGCAGGGGCTCCATTCGCGTCGACGCGAGCAGCGCGTAGTCGATGTTGTAGTCGCTCGCTGGCGTGAGGCCCTGGTAGCCCTTGCGCCAGGCGTCGCGGAACGAGTCGTCGAAGACGATGAACTCGAGCTCGGTGCCCACGAACGCGGTGAGGCCGCGTTCGGCGAGCCGCTCGAGCTGGCGCTGCAGGATGCGCCGTGGCGAGGGTTCGACGGGCGTGCCGTCGAGCCAGAGCAGGTCGGCCGTGACGAGGGCGGTCGCCTCGAGCCACGGGGCCGCGCGCAGCGTCGTGAAGTCGGGGATGAGGGCCATGTCGCCGTAGCCGCGCTCCCAGCTCGACATCGCGTACCCGTCGACCGTGTTCATCTCGACGTCGACGGCGAGCAGGTAGTTGCAGGCCTCGACGCCGTGCGCTGCGGCGTCCTCGAGGAAGAGCCTCGCCGAAACGCGCTTGCCGATCAGTCGGCCCTGCATGTCGGTGAAGGCCACGATGACCGTGTCGACCTCGCCCTCGGCGATGGCGCTGCGCAATTGGTCGAGCGAGAGGTACCCGGTCGGTGCCGTCATCCGCAACTCCTCAGAACGTGGTCGAAAGGTCGGTAACGCCGACCATTACATCACAGGCGGCACGGGCTGGATAGGCGCGTGCCTGCCCGTTTCGACGAGAGGTCGTCGGATACGCCTCGAGAAAGGTCTGTACGAGCGACCATTGCGCACCCTATAGTCGGGCCCAACGCATCGCACCCGCGCCGCCCCCACGGCTGCGCGATGAGCACGAGGGAGCCGTCATGGCCAAGGACACCCTGAACGTCTCGGGAGTGAAGTACTCGACCGCCGAGTCCGGATACTTCGACAAACGCAAGCTCACCCGTACTGCGGGCGTCTGGGGCCTCTGGGGCCTCGCGGTCGCCGCGGTCATCTCCGGCGACTTCTCGGGCTGGAACTTCGGCATCGACTTCGCGGGCTTCGGTGGCATGCTGATCGCCTTC
The Agromyces albus DNA segment above includes these coding regions:
- a CDS encoding FadR/GntR family transcriptional regulator gives rise to the protein MAIRERGDDAGDPAAGVPEPAPPTAPTAPPEVVADVLRPGLLLTPARPANAFEETVQRLLQSIRLGLIGPGEQLPPERELAGMLEVSRDTLREAIASLGEAGWIVSRRGRYGGTFVSDELPSTSSSAPGAGGDPATRAIRLEDTLALRAVIEVGAARRAAESELAATDRERLWQAYEECRVATSAQYRMADSRLHLLIAEVLGAPSVIPLVADVRMRVNELLDGIPLLAPNIAHSDEQHRAIVGAILRGSPDEAASAMAEHLEGTEALLRGFFA
- a CDS encoding glutamine synthetase family protein — its product is MTAPTGYLSLDQLRSAIAEGEVDTVIVAFTDMQGRLIGKRVSARLFLEDAAAHGVEACNYLLAVDVEMNTVDGYAMSSWERGYGDMALIPDFTTLRAAPWLEATALVTADLLWLDGTPVEPSPRRILQRQLERLAERGLTAFVGTELEFIVFDDSFRDAWRKGYQGLTPASDYNIDYALLASTRMEPLLRDIRNSMDGAGMYCEGVKGECNLGQQEIAFRYTDALGTCDNHSIYKNGAKEIADKHGKSLTFMAKFNEREGNSCHIHISLRGENGEAVFSDPDAPHGMSKLFTHFLAGQLAAMRELTLFSAPNINSYKRFVAGSFAPTAIAWGLDNRTCALRVVGHGLGMRVENRVPGGDVNQYLAVAALIAAGLHGIDQELELDELFAGNAYESDIARVPATLRESAELFAGSAIAMEAFGHEVVEHYLNNARIELAAYDAAVTDWERVRGFERL
- a CDS encoding 3-oxoacyl-ACP reductase, whose product is MTAIPRIDLTQRLAGRVAVITGGASGIGLATAKRLAAEGATVVIGDMDATAGPAAAELVGGLFVQVDVTDEAQVNTLFDRAAETYGSVDIAFNNAGISPPDDDSIETTELPAWQKVQDVNLKSVYLCSRAALRHMVAQGRGSIINTASFVAVLGSATSQISYTASKGGVLAMSRELGVQFARQGIRVNALCPGPVNTPLLQELFASDPERAQRRLVHVPVGRFAEPEELAAAVAFLASDDASFITGSTFLVDGGISSAYVTPL
- a CDS encoding gamma-glutamyl-gamma-aminobutyrate hydrolase family protein; amino-acid sequence: MTTYLEQSQTGVWNVRASFLPKVYIDAVTDAGGVAVLLPPQPVSPDIARAVLGALDGLIVSGGADVDPSRYGQSPHERTGAPRTDRDDWEDALLTAAVELELPFLGICRGVQLMNVALGGTLVQHLPDVLGTEAYQPAPAVFGEQEVSIEPGSRLGALLGQGDAPLPVHVYHHQALDQVAPGLTVTARTADGVVEAVELDSVPFGIGVQWHPEENAADRRLFAGLVDAARTHRETRAHPRSQS
- a CDS encoding peptidase, whose product is MIDWIAFLIVLFSALLGAGIVVSAFSLGIRLITISGRTPIVTPAEFTDAITVVTPAEARAAEKKAAKAARKSPLTEAQKRAALVGAWACFGVSGIAVLVGVYLIVPALHGVV